ATCTCAGCACTCGCAGGTTCTGTCGCGAGacccgagagaggagaacagcgGCTGTGGCGAAAGCGCGTTGTTGAGAAGCGAcgggaaacacagagacagcgaacgagaaaaaatGTCAGAGGCAGAGGGAAAAGTGCGTCTTGTGACGGTTGCCAACGGTCCGTacagcagaaaaagacaatCCCCGAAACCGGAGATGCCTACGGCAGAAGACGGAAAGCGGACGAACACACAGAGGACCGACAAAGAAACGGAACGTACACCCAGTGGCTCAAGGAAGCAAGCGGAGGGGTCAAACGTCCAAGAGCACTCATAAATGGAAACAAAGCTACACCACATTTCACTTCGGCAATGAATTCTCAGattgaagaagagagactgcgaaagaaacaggaggCGCTCAGGGCGCGAAAAACGAACTTTTCTCTAGCTGTCAAGTTGCAATGTTTGAAAACGACTCAACGCCAGTCACGGCCACCTGGGAGGAAGACAGCAAGACGTCATCAAATGCGTTTGTATCCACATTCCTCGTATTCTTTCTACCCTACTAGTTGTTCACTCGTTCCCTCGTATGCGGCTGTCTGTGCATCTTCTCCAGTCTCTATACGTCACCTCCCTCCGACTCGTTCTAGCAGCAGACGCGGCCGCATCACCGCAGCTGCCGTCAGCCCCCAACGTCCGAAGAAAAATCAACAACATGTTCCCTTTTCTCACTCCTACCCCCGTACGTttgcctcgttttttcctcaatcgccctctgctgtctctgagGGCTGTCGCGCTTATCTCTCTGCACCAGATATAGCTGGAGTTGGCGGAGGCGCTCCAGTGTCCCCagatgtacatacactggCTGAGGGAAGCCCGCGATTTCGGACTCACGTAGAGACTCTCGGCGAGGCGGCAGTTGACGCGTTCTTGGAGCGCCATGACCGGTTCAGGCTTGGTAGGTTGACaccggaggagagagcatTGCTGCGGCTCTTGATTCAGTCAAAGAGACTTATTTGCCTTTTGCTGCGAGCCCTTTTGTCcccctcctctttctccgagCAAGGACCCTCCCATGCAGACACTCCTTCCCAGTGCTCATCAACTTCCCCTTCATCCTTTAAATTCCAGCAGAACGCCCGGGATGCCCTCTCGGACGCTGAACTCCcatcttccttcctcgttctttcATGTTCTGTCGCTCCTCGTCGCCAGTTTCGAGATCGCTTGCCTCTCCGATCtccctcctcgtcgtctctgccttcttccccacTTCCTTcattttccttttcttctccatctccccGTTCCCCCCCTtgtcctcctcctcctccttgttccccttcttcctctgtgtcctctccctcgtcttcgactgtgtcgtcttcttcgtcgccatcctcgtcttcttcagcttctttgGAGAGCGGAGAATCAGcgcagagggcgagagaaTCTCGGTTGCCGTCAGCTGTCTTCGGAGGTCCTCAGACCTTGATCCAAGCCCTACAGATGTACTTCGCCTATCGTCCTGGAGCCGGCCGGCATCTGCTCGGCCTTCTGCCTGCATGTATCGtggcggaagaagacagagttGTTTTCCAGCCTCTGAGTtggaggggagaggaaaatTACACTTCCAGACTTTCGCCGAGAGAGCAGGCGACTCGCAGCGAAAGCAACAGACACGACGTGGAAGTTGCGAGCGGGGACTCGGAtaggagaagccgagagaaacaggcagacaaacgaaacaaaaagtgcgacgagaagaagcgaaggggAACAAAAGTGAAGCGCGagagtgagaagaaagaagaagacgagggcgacagtgacgggaaggaagaatctggagaaggaagtgaGAGAGGCGCCGGATGGCGAGGCGCCGGTCTCGCCTTGAAGGAAGCAGATGAGGGAGAGGGTaaacggaggaaagaaggaagcatAGCAAGTGAGATGCGAGACCAAGCGACGGTACCCAATCTGGACGGGACGCACACAGTGGAGGCGAGGGACATAACAagccaggagagacagacagatgtCGAACGGGAAatgagagacacagacacacggaTACGAACTGTTTTTGATTTCGTCTGCTCAAGCCAAGCTACGAGAACCGAGGTCAGTCTCCTCCTCAATCACCCGAAACCAGAGGACGTTTCTTCCGCCTcatcgctgtctccttcacctTCTCGGTGCTCTCGatcttctgtgtctcccgaTTCCACGCCAGTTTCGCCTGCATCTGAAACTTCTATGCGGCTGCCCGAAAACGCATTTGCCGTTCTCTGTGGCTTTTTGTGTGGAGATCTTCTTCCCCTGCTTCAGACCTGTCGATATCTTCGCTCTGCTGTGCTCTCCACTTTTGGAACCTGTCAGCAACAGCTGAATCTCCTCATGGTAGACGTAGACGACACTCGCTTCCCCTTTTGTTCCCCAGTTCCtactcctctctctcccgcctctccagccgcgtcgtttcctcctgtctcAAGAGATGTGTGGCGGCCACCGCCTGCTTCCTTCGCGTCGTTcccgtcgttctcttccttccgcTTCACGCATCTTGCACAGGCTTTCAAGAAAGACAAGGCGCAACTTTTGTATTTGCTGACTTTCTGGCGAGGCGCTGTCGAGGCCTGGGTGGAGCCCCGGCAACTCGCCGAGCTGCTGGAGTGTATGGACAGCCTGGAGAACATCCGCGAActttcgctgttttctgACGAGCGGATgcacgttttcttctctcaggaAGATCCCGAGTCTGTCAGCGTGTTTGAGGAAGCACTCGACCTGTCCGAAGAAGACTGCGAGTCCCGACGCGAGCGACCACGACCCGAGCGACAGGAtggcaagaagaaaggcaatcCGTTCCTGCACTTGAAattgagaagaaagaagcagcgcTCACCGAACACAATCAACGTCGATGCttcagaggaaggcgaaggccgaagagaccgagaagacgTGAGAGTcaggcgaagacgacagTCGAACtgggaggagaaaggaataCGGACAGAAAGTGAAAAAACGACTTtggctttctcctctgctgaCACTCAGGCGACGAAGTCGCTGCAAGCGGGGGCTCCATTCGCAGGTGTCTTCGAAAACAGCAGCGCGCCTTCGTCCGCCTCCGTGtcctccctgtcttcttcgctgcctgtggcgtctccttctcacCCTCGTTGTGCTCTTCCgagttcgtcttccttctcccgttCCTCGGCCTGTGTACCCCTCTATGGCCAGCAGGCAGTTGaagcctgtctctccacactggtctctctctgtgcacgCAGCAGTCGCACGCTGGAGGCCTTTTATTCCTCCGTAAAGCTCCTgaacttcctctctctgtcagcCGTCGCCCgccttcctgttcttcttctcccgcgacTCGTGACTGTCGAGGGAGGGCCTGCCACAGTTCcgcctttcgtttcttcctctctcagaTTCGTGAGTCTCTGCGGAACGGAGACGCTTCGCGCCGACCCCCTGGAGCGTAGCCGCAGCGCCATGGCGCCTCTGACTGCGGTCTGCGGCCGCGCTGGGCCTCCCGGTGCAGATGGCGCCTGCGGAGACTGGCGGGCGCCTCCCGCCGCTGACCGAGACAGGTTCGCTCGACTCAGGCTTCACGACCgcaacggagagaggaaacacgaaggtgaggaagaacgacgagGGGGAGAACAGGGAGGAAAGCAACGAAAAGCAGAACAAGAAGGGGAGCAGGAGGGAGGACACCGACGCAAAGAAGAacagggagaggacgaacacggagaaggtgagaggggagCAGACCGGGACAAAGACCTCGGAGAGGAATTCCAAGGCGCCAGAGATGAAGCTGTCGAAAGCGAGGCGTCTGTAAGTCGAaacgtggagaggaaagggaagatTGCCtcctcgagaagaagcgacaccAAGAGCGCAAGCGATGCTGAGCTGCATCGAGAGGTCGAAGAAGCCTCACAAGAAGCTGGAACAGAGCGCACAGGCGCATCGGCTTTCCCCTTCCAAGGAGGAACCGACGTGAGCTGTTGGTCGGTGCACGAGCCgtatctgtgtctctctaTCTGGAGGAGCCAGCCCACAGTGACGACTGTTCTCTGTGAGGGTTTGACGCTGCGAGTGCCCGACTCGGAGTGCACTCGTTGGGATTTGAGTCTTCGTCACCCGCCCGCGCGAAGTGAGGAGAAACtcggaaacgagagagatcGAACGACGCTGCCCGGAAAGACTACCGGGAGCTGGAAGGCGCAAGACGGCAagttggagagagacggagaaagggaaTGGCGACAGGACACCGTGAAGGCGATGCACGCGACCCAGAGCGAAGAACCCTACACACTCTCTCTGCCGTACCCCTTTCCTTCCAGTGACGAAAGCAAGACGCCCAGGCTCGTTCGTCGATCGGGAGGCCTGAGAAGCCGATCGGGGCGTCTGATTCCAGAACCCAAGTGTATGGACTTCCCTTGGTCTCTGGTGCACGCTAAGACGCCTTCGCGATCTTTCCTCACTCGCTCTCAAAGTCCTTCCTCGAGTACGAAAACGCTTGCCTCCTGGGCTCCACGTCTCTCTCGGTGGGCTCCAAACGCCTCTTCGGGGGCTCCGAATCTCTCCCCTGGGGCTACAGAGCTCGCCGTGGGGTCGCGCGTTTTCTCACTGCCATCTCTGAgtcgcctgcgtctgcgAGCAGTCTCTCAGTGTTCGCTTATTTCGCCGAAACTCGaggccgccgccttcgccatCGAAGGGCGCGTGTGTCTCGTGTCGCCAGCCAGAAGAGCCCACAACGGAGCGCGAAGCCGCGGCGGGGGCGGCGCTTTCGGCCCGGTCGTGCTGGAGTTGCTTGGAGCCGTAGCAAACAGCCGCTGCAGCACCAACAGCTTCTGCTGGGGGAGCGTCGAGCCTGAAATGGAAAcaccagaggagacacagaacgaCAGGACACAGGAccaagagacaagagacgaggagacacatgacgaggaaacgcaggcCGTGGAGCCGCATAAGGAGACATATGGCAAGGAGATACGTACGGCGACACAGGGCGAGGCGTCTCTGGCAACCGTGGGCTTCGACACACTCCCTAGGGAAGTCGAGGTCGCAGGAGATAGAATAGGAGAGCGGGGCGTCGCACGCGTCGcccagagaagcgcgagacagcTGTTGGACGGGAGACGAGTCATCCGAGCTGgtcaaaagagagacgacgcctCACGAACCCCAGAAAAAAAACCTCACCGTTCCAAGTTGGAGACGCGCGCGTCCTCCGGGCATAACTTCC
This Toxoplasma gondii ME49 chromosome VIII, whole genome shotgun sequence DNA region includes the following protein-coding sequences:
- a CDS encoding hypothetical protein (encoded by transcript TGME49_233960); the protein is MPLDRRGLSHQPSSSEEDVSHLPCLAHRIRASYIAPVTRVFLDPGVYPQPSRASPCSHFLRCFRLHYPVVRFHLLAALECSDSHLSPRIRKGAEDHASNPLDSIRENAVGQSALELQPGHHYHGNYSLPLPQAELDERLKTQSASPLGYRECLHAKASISPQPDRTNDDDPEILRALAAKDCSGSPVCVRCAAKHTGDSLFFPGSESANAPSHSVNRSFVPQGREDPCPDTFVAFDQLALAVLKRLRRHATTAVENILNTSRCMHVRQASRTRLKRENPHNFACLRSTTGERIFHKREPTNQETSERPQKRKKREQGTALATADTTKTEEGIPVVEERKDAETDVTAENPIVVCRPSRPASPICSAQENLPVAYLLRKKRIKTTVARVSTSIHLTNGASPQQSSTCRRQNPCLGICTGRKLERVETETVSNSADGRNDREMEAPLSVADANAAEKENKLRVESAMRSTPVSYRSYSSPYEAGDIEEVIPEISFSSSENEFLACSIDSPSSLDSSSTSSSSSASPCIFSEPCSPLFSSSPLSSAPVHQKPCFSPPTSSSSASLCLTERSPSPVVSLKNSLDLPPSASMRQVQTACTCLSACLSSDSLSSERPLASGRSSLIAALRFALRLLFNSDRYPPDFFSGASHSVARLALHLTFLAKRMQQLRPRVSCGSSTTEAPLISALAGSVARPERGEQRLWRKRVVEKRRETQRQRTRKNVRGRGKSASCDGCQRSVQQKKTIPETGDAYGRRRKADEHTEDRQRNGTYTQWLKEASGGVKRPRALINGNKATPHFTSAMNSQIEEERLRKKQEALRARKTNFSLAVKLQCLKTTQRQSRPPGRKTARRHQMRLYPHSSYSFYPTSCSLVPSYAAVCASSPVSIRHLPPTRSSSRRGRITAAAVSPQRPKKNQQHVPFSHSYPRTFASFFPQSPSAVSEGCRAYLSAPDIAGVGGGAPVSPDVHTLAEGSPRFRTHVETLGEAAVDAFLERHDRFRLGRLTPEERALLRLLIQSKRLICLLLRALLSPSSFSEQGPSHADTPSQCSSTSPSSFKFQQNARDALSDAELPSSFLVLSCSVAPRRQFRDRLPLRSPSSSSLPSSPLPSFSFSSPSPRSPPCPPPPPCSPSSSVSSPSSSTVSSSSSPSSSSSASLESGESAQRARESRLPSAVFGGPQTLIQALQMYFAYRPGAGRHLLGLLPACIVAEEDRVVFQPLSWRGEENYTSRLSPREQATRSESNRHDVEVASGDSDRRSREKQADKRNKKCDEKKRRGTKVKRESEKKEEDEGDSDGKEESGEGSERGAGWRGAGLALKEADEGEGKRRKEGSIASEMRDQATVPNLDGTHTVEARDITSQERQTDVEREMRDTDTRIRTVFDFVCSSQATRTEVSLLLNHPKPEDVSSASSLSPSPSRCSRSSVSPDSTPVSPASETSMRLPENAFAVLCGFLCGDLLPLLQTCRYLRSAVLSTFGTCQQQLNLLMVDVDDTRFPFCSPVPTPLSPASPAASFPPVSRDVWRPPPASFASFPSFSSFRFTHLAQAFKKDKAQLLYLLTFWRGAVEAWVEPRQLAELLECMDSLENIRELSLFSDERMHVFFSQEDPESVSVFEEALDLSEEDCESRRERPRPERQDGKKKGNPFLHLKLRRKKQRSPNTINVDASEEGEGRRDREDVRVRRRRQSNWEEKGIRTESEKTTLAFSSADTQATKSLQAGAPFAGVFENSSAPSSASVSSLSSSLPVASPSHPRCALPSSSSFSRSSACVPLYGQQAVEACLSTLVSLCARSSRTLEAFYSSVKLLNFLSLSAVARLPVLLLPRLVTVEGGPATVPPFVSSSLRFVSLCGTETLRADPLERSRSAMAPLTAVCGRAGPPGADGACGDWRAPPAADRDRFARLRLHDRNGERKHEGEEERRGGEQGGKQRKAEQEGEQEGGHRRKEEQGEDEHGEGERGADRDKDLGEEFQGARDEAVESEASVSRNVERKGKIASSRRSDTKSASDAELHREVEEASQEAGTERTGASAFPFQGGTDVSCWSVHEPYLCLSIWRSQPTVTTVLCEGLTLRVPDSECTRWDLSLRHPPARSEEKLGNERDRTTLPGKTTGSWKAQDGKLERDGEREWRQDTVKAMHATQSEEPYTLSLPYPFPSSDESKTPRLVRRSGGLRSRSGRLIPEPKCMDFPWSLVHAKTPSRSFLTRSQSPSSSTKTLASWAPRLSRWAPNASSGAPNLSPGATELAVGSRVFSLPSLSRLRLRAVSQCSLISPKLEAAAFAIEGRVCLVSPARRAHNGARSRGGGGAFGPVVLELLGAVANSRCSTNSFCWGSVEPEMETPEETQNDRTQDQETRDEETHDEETQAVEPHKETYGKEIRTATQGEASLATVGFDTLPREVEVAGDRIGERGVARVAQRSARQLLDGRRVIRAGQKRDDASRTPEKKPHRSKLETRASSGHNFQGWSAGRKQLRYCVCHSRSVGESPSLDFLECTGSRLVLASSSSSSWSNMAGVSLQLPLCLLHVACSLFDATVTSTERVAAVLVAPVDGDSGAFTGATLRKFSFREEPKGTARKSTRLEIADSESLTGDRIGLRTLARARNTSDREQETETEEGEEEEEEEEEKEEEEEGEEEKEEEEEEEEEEEEKGEDEEEEEEEKEGTREARERGGKGGGREQWVVSGELDPQEKQSRIRAFGRPLRGVSWKRRTSARRRSPGDPPKTTGGEKSGEEAPGRSTRLRRKTKEAMHRGESVEGKHRSCATPEWEYITFKGSIATGGLPCLRCRACKGERQRHRCMYREKLLPQDIVDLLSSAAASCSFQDIHLDSLMWCTYPPLCSRSSVASDFSCPSSRRGSSVLPASSRLMTVRELRRRPFHVSLSPSEPSSPDGSFFHSPAVSVSLSPSSASLLASPPSTTESAPCSRARHNAPRCPPASGFLASSSPSPCGASPASSPASPPSGNTVFSPSLSPNSPSSSSVSSSAAPLSPHLFSSEASAAPFSSLAVGCRDTPVHAQHSRAVSTSLFPIATDTSFSLNVPREVPADAAAENATTCICALSFDPFPSYSGRPEIPTPRRVDEALAGSSSSSSVSSTSPLSLVWHLTRPESSHHDAELARARHICAQHWRRFWREVEKRLRQTHRVQCHRTGVATVSADCMRLRQR